A DNA window from Citrobacter tructae contains the following coding sequences:
- a CDS encoding YgdI/YgdR family lipoprotein has translation MQKHILITSIFTAAALFTVAGCSSNQAVKTTDGKTIVTDGKPQVDDDTGLVSYKNAETGKTEQINRDQVKDMSELDN, from the coding sequence ATGCAAAAACATATTCTGATCACCTCCATTTTTACCGCAGCAGCGCTGTTCACCGTTGCCGGTTGTTCCTCAAACCAGGCGGTTAAAACCACCGATGGTAAAACCATTGTTACCGATGGCAAGCCGCAGGTGGATGACGATACCGGTCTGGTGTCGTATAAGAATGCGGAAACCGGTAAAACGGAACAGATTAACCGCGATCAGGTTAAGGACATGAGTGAGCTGGACAACTAA
- the kefF gene encoding glutathione-regulated potassium-efflux system oxidoreductase KefF has product MILIIYAHPYPQHSHANKRMLEQARTLEGVEVRSLYELYPDFNIDIAAEQDALARANLIVWQHPIQWYSTPPLLKLWMDKVLSHGWAYGHGGTALHGKHLLWAVTTGGGENHFDIGSHPGFDVLSQPLQATALYCGFKWLPPFAMHCTFICDDETLQAQARHYKQRLMEWQEAHHG; this is encoded by the coding sequence ATGATTCTCATCATTTATGCACATCCCTATCCGCAGCACTCGCATGCGAATAAGCGGATGCTTGAGCAGGCAAGGACGCTGGAGGGCGTAGAAGTTCGTTCGCTGTATGAACTCTATCCCGACTTCAATATCGATATCGCCGCTGAACAGGATGCGCTGGCGCGCGCGAATCTTATCGTCTGGCAACACCCTATACAGTGGTACAGCACACCGCCTCTCCTCAAACTGTGGATGGACAAAGTTCTCTCTCACGGCTGGGCGTATGGTCATGGTGGCACCGCGCTGCACGGTAAACATCTGTTGTGGGCGGTCACTACCGGCGGCGGTGAAAATCATTTTGATATCGGCTCCCATCCAGGTTTTGATGTGCTTTCCCAACCTTTGCAAGCCACGGCATTATATTGTGGTTTCAAATGGCTGCCGCCATTTGCGATGCACTGTACGTTTATCTGTGATGACGAAACGCTGCAGGCGCAGGCACGTCATTACAAGCAGCGTTTAATGGAATGGCAGGAGGCACACCATGGATAG
- a CDS encoding FAD-dependent oxidoreductase, with amino-acid sequence MSEDIFDAIIVGAGLAGSVAALVLAREGAQVLVIERGNSAGAKNVTGGRMYAHSLERIIPGFAEHAPIERMITHEKLAFMTEKGAMTMDYCNGEEATASQVSYSVLRSKFDAWLMEQAEEAGAQLITGIRVDNVVQRDGKVVGVEADGDILEAKVVILADGVNSLLAEKLGMARRVEAAHVAVGVKELIELPKSVIEDRFHLQGNEGAACLFAGSPTDGLMGGGFLYTNETTVSLGLVCGLHHLKDAKKSVPQMLEDFKQHPAVAPLIAGGKLVEYAAHVVPEAGMNMQPELVGDGVLIAGDAAGMCMNLGFTIRGMDLAISAGEAAAKTVLSAMKRDDFSKQALGEYHQHLDDGPMRDMRMYQKLPAFLDNPRMFTAYPEMVVNIARDLFTVDGSAPVPMRKTLLRHAKKVGFINLMKDGLKGVTVL; translated from the coding sequence ATGTCCGAAGATATCTTTGATGCCATCATCGTGGGTGCAGGCCTGGCCGGTTCGGTTGCGGCGCTGGTGCTCGCTCGCGAAGGTGCACAGGTGCTGGTTATCGAGCGCGGCAATTCTGCTGGCGCGAAGAATGTCACCGGTGGCCGCATGTATGCGCATAGCCTGGAGCGCATTATCCCCGGCTTTGCTGAGCATGCCCCCATTGAACGCATGATCACCCACGAAAAACTCGCCTTTATGACCGAAAAAGGGGCGATGACTATGGATTACTGTAATGGAGAAGAAGCGACGGCATCGCAGGTTTCTTATTCCGTATTGCGCAGTAAATTTGATGCATGGCTGATGGAGCAGGCCGAGGAGGCGGGAGCTCAACTGATCACCGGTATTCGCGTGGATAACGTCGTCCAGCGTGATGGCAAAGTCGTAGGCGTGGAAGCCGATGGCGACATTCTTGAAGCAAAAGTGGTGATCCTCGCTGACGGCGTGAATTCGCTGCTGGCAGAAAAGCTGGGCATGGCCAGGCGCGTCGAGGCGGCACATGTTGCCGTTGGCGTGAAGGAGCTTATCGAATTACCGAAATCAGTGATTGAAGATCGTTTTCATCTGCAGGGCAATGAAGGTGCAGCCTGCCTGTTTGCCGGTTCGCCAACCGACGGTTTGATGGGGGGCGGCTTCCTCTATACTAATGAAACAACCGTTTCTTTAGGGCTGGTATGCGGTCTTCACCACCTGAAGGACGCGAAAAAATCGGTCCCACAAATGCTGGAAGATTTTAAACAGCATCCGGCCGTTGCCCCGCTGATCGCCGGTGGCAAGCTGGTGGAATATGCTGCACACGTTGTACCGGAAGCCGGAATGAATATGCAGCCGGAACTGGTGGGCGACGGCGTACTGATTGCCGGTGATGCCGCCGGGATGTGCATGAACCTCGGTTTCACCATTCGCGGTATGGATTTGGCCATCTCAGCAGGTGAAGCGGCAGCTAAAACGGTGCTTTCAGCCATGAAACGTGACGACTTTAGCAAGCAGGCGCTTGGCGAATACCACCAGCATCTGGATGACGGCCCAATGCGCGATATGCGCATGTATCAGAAGCTGCCTGCGTTCCTCGATAATCCTCGCATGTTTACCGCCTATCCCGAAATGGTAGTCAATATTGCCCGCGACCTGTTCACCGTTGATGGCTCAGCGCCGGTCCCGATGCGTAAGACACTGCTGCGCCATGCGAAGAAAGTGGGTTTCATCAATCTGATGAAAGATGGCCTTAAAGGAGTGACCGTATTATGA
- the fixX gene encoding ferredoxin-like protein FixX codes for MTSPVNVDVKLGVNKFNVDEESPHIILKTQPDKQVLEVLIKACPAGLYKKQDDGSVRFDYAGCLECGTCRILGLDTALEKWEYPRGTFGVEFRYG; via the coding sequence ATGACTTCACCCGTCAATGTGGACGTCAAACTGGGCGTCAATAAATTCAATGTGGATGAAGAAAGCCCACACATCATTCTGAAAACTCAGCCCGATAAACAGGTGCTGGAGGTGTTGATTAAAGCCTGTCCGGCAGGATTGTACAAAAAGCAGGATGACGGCAGCGTGCGCTTTGATTACGCCGGTTGTCTGGAATGCGGAACGTGTCGAATTCTCGGACTCGATACGGCGCTGGAGAAATGGGAGTACCCGCGTGGGACGTTTGGCGTGGAGTTTCGCTACGGCTAA
- the folA gene encoding type 3 dihydrofolate reductase produces the protein MISLIAALAVDRVIGMENAMPWNLPADLAWFKRNTLNKPVVMGRHTWESIGRPLPGRKNIVISSKPGTDDRVQWVTSVDEAIAACGDEPEIMVIGGGRVYEQFLPKAQKLYLTHIDAEVEGDTHFPDYEPDDWESVFSEFHDADAQNSHSYCFEVLERR, from the coding sequence ATGATCAGTCTGATTGCGGCGTTAGCGGTAGATCGCGTCATCGGTATGGAAAACGCCATGCCGTGGAACCTACCTGCCGATCTCGCCTGGTTTAAACGTAATACTTTAAACAAGCCAGTTGTTATGGGGCGCCATACTTGGGAATCCATCGGGCGACCGTTGCCTGGGCGTAAAAATATCGTCATCAGCAGTAAACCTGGCACCGACGATCGCGTGCAGTGGGTGACATCTGTTGATGAGGCTATTGCGGCCTGTGGCGATGAACCAGAGATTATGGTGATTGGCGGTGGGCGCGTGTATGAGCAGTTCCTGCCAAAAGCGCAGAAACTGTATCTGACGCATATCGATGCAGAAGTAGAAGGGGATACGCATTTCCCGGACTACGAACCGGACGACTGGGAATCTGTTTTCAGCGAATTCCACGATGCCGACGCGCAAAACTCTCACAGTTATTGCTTCGAAGTCCTGGAACGTCGCTAA
- the apaH gene encoding bis(5'-nucleosyl)-tetraphosphatase (symmetrical) ApaH: MATYLIGDVHGCYDELIALLHQVNFAPGKDTLWLTGDLVARGPGSLDVLRYVKSLGDSVRLVLGNHDLHLLAVFAGISRNKPKDRLTSLLEAPDADSLLNWLRRQPLLQVDEEKKLVMAHAGITPQWDLQTAKECARDVEAVLSSDSYPFFLDAMYGDMPNNWTSELTGLARLRFITNAFTRMRYCFPNGQLDMYSKESPEDAPAPLKPWFAIPGPVSDAYSIAFGHWASLEGKGTPEGIFALDTGCCWGGDLTCLRWEDKQYFTQPSNRHLKLDPGEAVNA; the protein is encoded by the coding sequence ATGGCAACATACCTCATTGGCGACGTTCACGGTTGTTACGACGAACTGATCGCATTGCTGCATCAAGTAAATTTTGCCCCTGGGAAAGATACCTTATGGCTCACCGGCGACCTGGTCGCTCGTGGGCCCGGCTCACTGGACGTGCTGCGCTATGTCAAATCGCTCGGCGACAGCGTACGGTTAGTATTAGGTAATCACGATTTACACCTGCTGGCCGTGTTTGCGGGCATCAGCCGGAATAAACCCAAGGATCGGCTCACATCGCTACTCGAAGCCCCGGATGCTGATTCGCTGCTGAATTGGCTACGTCGCCAGCCGCTGTTGCAGGTTGATGAAGAGAAGAAGCTGGTGATGGCGCATGCCGGGATTACCCCACAGTGGGACCTGCAGACGGCGAAGGAGTGTGCTCGCGATGTCGAAGCGGTCCTGTCGAGCGACTCGTATCCGTTCTTCCTCGATGCTATGTATGGCGACATGCCAAATAACTGGACATCAGAACTGACGGGACTGGCCCGGTTACGTTTTATTACTAACGCCTTTACCCGTATGCGCTACTGTTTCCCGAACGGCCAACTGGATATGTACAGTAAAGAGTCGCCGGAAGATGCGCCTGCTCCGCTGAAACCATGGTTTGCCATCCCTGGCCCCGTCAGTGACGCCTATAGCATTGCTTTTGGGCATTGGGCGTCGCTGGAGGGTAAAGGTACGCCGGAAGGTATTTTTGCGCTGGATACAGGTTGTTGCTGGGGTGGTGATCTCACCTGTCTGCGCTGGGAAGACAAACAGTACTTTACTCAGCCGTCAAATCGCCATCTGAAGCTGGATCCTGGCGAGGCGGTCAACGCCTGA
- the apaG gene encoding Co2+/Mg2+ efflux protein ApaG, with protein sequence MINSPRVCIQVQSVYIEAQSSPDDERYVFAYTVTIRNLGRAPVQLLGRYWLITNGHGRETEVQGEGVVGVQPHIEPGEEYQYTSGAVIETPLGTMQGHYEMIDAQGIAFTIDIPVFRLAVPTLIH encoded by the coding sequence ATGATCAATTCGCCCCGAGTGTGTATTCAGGTACAAAGCGTCTACATTGAGGCGCAATCCTCACCTGATGATGAACGTTACGTTTTTGCCTATACCGTAACCATCCGCAATTTGGGGCGAGCGCCGGTGCAGCTGTTGGGGCGTTACTGGTTGATTACCAATGGTCATGGCCGTGAAACCGAAGTTCAGGGCGAAGGTGTGGTTGGCGTTCAGCCCCACATTGAACCCGGCGAAGAATACCAATATACCAGCGGCGCGGTGATTGAAACCCCGCTGGGCACCATGCAGGGTCATTACGAAATGATCGATGCGCAGGGCATTGCCTTTACCATCGACATTCCCGTATTCCGACTCGCCGTTCCAACTCTCATCCACTAA
- a CDS encoding MFS transporter, with translation MPQPRNFDDIKFTSIHRRIMLWGSGGPFLDGYVLVMIGVALEQLTPALNLDAEWIGLLGAGTLAGLFVGTSLFGYISDKVGRRKMFIIDIIAIGVISAATMFVSSPVELLVMRVLIGVVIGADYPIATSMITEFSNTRQRAFSIGFIAAMWYVGATCADLVGYCLYDVEGGWRWMLGSAVIPCILILIGRFDLPESPRWLLRKGRVKECEAMMIKLFGEPVVFDEEAPQETRFLQLFNRRHFPFVLFVATIWTCQVIPMFAIYTFGPQIVGLLGLGVGKSAALGNVVISLFFMLGCIPPMFWLNSAGRRPLLIGSFIMMTLALAALGLIPDMGVWLVVLAFAVYAFFSGGPGNLQWLYPNELFPTDIRASAVGVIMSLSRVGTIVSTWALPVFISKYGISHVMLMGAGISLIGLLVSIAFAPETRGLTLAQTSQMTIRSKPVSRVSY, from the coding sequence ATGCCGCAGCCCAGGAACTTTGATGACATCAAATTCACCTCAATTCACCGCCGGATAATGCTGTGGGGAAGCGGCGGACCGTTTCTGGATGGTTATGTGTTGGTTATGATTGGCGTGGCGCTTGAGCAGCTCACACCGGCATTAAATCTGGATGCTGAGTGGATTGGCCTGCTGGGAGCCGGTACGCTGGCTGGGCTGTTTGTCGGTACGTCGCTGTTTGGCTACATCTCCGATAAAGTCGGTCGCCGCAAAATGTTCATCATCGATATCATCGCCATTGGCGTGATATCGGCGGCGACGATGTTTGTTTCTTCTCCCGTTGAATTGCTGGTGATGCGGGTACTGATCGGGGTGGTGATCGGTGCTGATTATCCGATAGCCACTTCGATGATCACCGAGTTCTCCAATACTCGCCAGCGCGCCTTCTCCATCGGTTTTATTGCCGCCATGTGGTATGTCGGTGCGACCTGCGCCGATCTGGTCGGTTACTGCCTGTATGATGTTGAGGGCGGATGGCGCTGGATGTTGGGGAGCGCGGTGATCCCCTGTATTTTGATCCTGATTGGTCGCTTCGATCTTCCCGAATCGCCACGCTGGCTGCTGCGTAAAGGCCGGGTGAAAGAGTGTGAAGCGATGATGATCAAGCTGTTCGGTGAACCGGTAGTATTCGATGAAGAAGCGCCGCAGGAAACACGTTTTCTCCAGTTATTTAATCGCCGCCATTTTCCATTTGTTCTGTTTGTTGCCACCATCTGGACCTGCCAGGTGATCCCGATGTTCGCCATTTACACCTTTGGTCCACAGATTGTCGGATTGTTGGGCCTCGGGGTCGGGAAAAGTGCCGCGCTGGGTAACGTGGTAATTAGCTTGTTTTTTATGCTGGGCTGTATTCCGCCGATGTTCTGGCTGAATAGCGCAGGCCGTCGACCGCTGTTGATCGGCAGCTTTATTATGATGACGCTGGCGCTGGCAGCGTTGGGGCTGATCCCGGATATGGGCGTCTGGCTGGTGGTGCTGGCGTTTGCCGTGTATGCGTTTTTCTCGGGAGGGCCGGGGAATCTCCAGTGGCTGTACCCTAATGAGCTGTTCCCCACGGATATCCGCGCGTCTGCCGTCGGCGTGATCATGTCGTTAAGCCGGGTAGGAACCATTGTTTCCACCTGGGCACTCCCTGTTTTTATCAGCAAATACGGGATCAGTCATGTGATGCTAATGGGCGCCGGGATATCACTGATCGGCCTGTTGGTTTCCATTGCCTTTGCGCCAGAAACGCGGGGGCTGACTCTGGCACAAACCAGTCAAATGACGATTCGCAGCAAGCCTGTATCCAGAGTGAGTTATTAG
- the kefC gene encoding glutathione-regulated potassium-efflux system protein KefC — MDSHTLIQALIYLGSAALIVPIAVRLGLGSVLGYLIAGCIIGPWGLRLVTDAESILHFAEIGVVLMLFVIGLELDPQRLWKLRASVFGGGALQMVVCGGLIGLFCMFLGLRWQVAELIGMTLALSSTAIAMQAMNERNLMVSQMGRSAFSVLLFQDIAAIPLVAMIPLLAASGASTTLGAFALSALKVAGALVLVVLLGRYVTRPALRFVARSGLREVFSAVALFLVFGFGLLLEEVGLSMAMGAFLAGVLLASSEYRHALESDIEPFKGLLLGLFFIGVGMSIDFGTLIDNPLRIIILLVGFLVIKTVMLWVIARPLQVPNKQRRWFAVLLGQGSEFAFVVFGAAQMANVLDPEWAKALTLAVALSMAATPILLVVLTRLEKSSTGEAREADEIDEEQPRVIIAGFGRFGQITGRLLLSSGVKMVVLDHDPDHIETLRKFGMKVFYGDATRMDLLESAGAAKAEVIINAIDDPQTSLQLTEMVKAHFPHLQIIARARDVDHYIRLRQAGVEMPERETFEGALKTGRLALEGLGLGRYEARERADVFRRFNTLMVEEMVKGENDAISRAAVYKRTSAMLSEIITEDRQHLSLIQRHGWQGTDEGKHTGDAADEPEVKPSA, encoded by the coding sequence ATGGATAGCCATACGCTGATACAGGCGCTGATTTATCTCGGTTCAGCGGCGCTGATTGTGCCGATTGCGGTACGGCTGGGGTTAGGGTCGGTGCTGGGATACCTCATTGCCGGGTGCATCATCGGTCCGTGGGGCTTAAGACTGGTGACGGATGCCGAATCTATCCTGCATTTTGCCGAGATCGGCGTGGTGCTAATGCTGTTTGTCATCGGTCTGGAACTTGACCCGCAGCGATTGTGGAAGCTGCGGGCCTCGGTGTTCGGCGGCGGCGCACTGCAAATGGTAGTCTGCGGCGGACTGATCGGCTTGTTCTGTATGTTCCTCGGCCTGCGCTGGCAGGTGGCAGAACTGATTGGCATGACGCTGGCGCTTTCCTCTACTGCTATCGCCATGCAGGCGATGAACGAACGTAACCTGATGGTTTCGCAAATGGGACGCAGCGCGTTTTCCGTACTGTTGTTCCAGGATATCGCGGCCATTCCCCTGGTGGCGATGATCCCCTTACTGGCGGCGAGTGGCGCGTCAACAACGCTAGGGGCGTTTGCACTATCCGCACTGAAAGTCGCCGGTGCGCTGGTGCTGGTGGTGCTGTTAGGGCGTTATGTCACCCGTCCTGCATTGCGTTTTGTGGCGCGTTCCGGGCTGCGGGAAGTATTCAGTGCCGTCGCGTTATTTCTTGTTTTTGGCTTCGGCTTATTGCTGGAAGAAGTTGGCTTGTCGATGGCGATGGGCGCATTCCTGGCCGGTGTGCTGCTGGCGAGTTCGGAGTATCGCCATGCGCTGGAAAGCGATATCGAACCGTTTAAAGGGTTGTTGCTGGGGCTGTTTTTCATCGGCGTCGGCATGTCTATCGACTTCGGTACGCTGATTGATAATCCGTTGCGCATTATCATTCTGCTGGTTGGTTTCTTGGTTATCAAAACCGTCATGCTGTGGGTGATTGCCAGGCCGTTGCAGGTACCGAATAAGCAGCGTCGCTGGTTTGCCGTATTATTAGGGCAGGGCAGTGAGTTTGCTTTCGTGGTGTTTGGCGCGGCGCAAATGGCAAACGTGCTCGATCCCGAATGGGCAAAAGCGCTGACGCTGGCGGTGGCGCTGTCGATGGCTGCCACGCCAATTTTACTGGTTGTTCTGACGCGTCTGGAAAAATCGTCTACCGGTGAAGCGCGCGAGGCGGATGAAATCGATGAGGAACAGCCGCGGGTGATCATCGCCGGATTTGGGCGATTTGGTCAGATAACTGGCCGTTTGCTGCTGTCGAGTGGAGTGAAAATGGTGGTACTCGATCACGACCCAGACCATATCGAAACGCTGCGCAAATTTGGTATGAAGGTTTTTTATGGCGATGCGACACGGATGGATCTGTTGGAGTCAGCGGGGGCCGCGAAAGCGGAGGTGATCATTAACGCCATTGACGATCCGCAAACCAGTCTGCAACTGACCGAAATGGTGAAAGCGCATTTCCCGCATCTGCAAATTATAGCCCGGGCGCGCGATGTTGATCATTACATCCGTTTGCGCCAAGCGGGGGTAGAGATGCCCGAGCGTGAAACCTTTGAGGGAGCACTGAAAACCGGACGTCTGGCACTGGAAGGTCTGGGGCTTGGGCGCTATGAGGCACGCGAGCGGGCCGATGTCTTTCGTCGCTTCAATACGCTGATGGTTGAAGAGATGGTGAAGGGTGAAAATGACGCGATTTCGCGCGCGGCGGTATATAAACGCACCAGCGCAATGCTGAGTGAAATTATTACCGAGGATCGTCAGCATTTGTCTCTCATTCAACGCCATGGCTGGCAAGGCACGGATGAAGGTAAACATACGGGCGACGCCGCCGATGAGCCGGAAGTGAAACCGTCAGCATAG